In Phyllobacterium zundukense, one DNA window encodes the following:
- a CDS encoding acyl-CoA carboxylase subunit beta produces MKDVLIELERRRTIAREGGGKVRIEAQHKRGKLTARERIDIFLDEGSFEEFDTFVEHRSTDFGMEETKFAGDGVVTGWGTINGRTVFVFAKDFTVFGGSLSEAHAEKVQKIQDMALRNRAPVVGLYDAGGARIQEGVAALGGYAEIFQRNVLASGVIPQISVIMGPCAGGDVYSPAMTDFIFMVRDTSYMFVTGPDVVKTVTNETVTAEQLGGASIHTTKSSIADGAYDNDVAALLQMRRLIDFLPASNTADLPEIECYQATDELDYSLDRLVPDNANKPYDIKELIRKTVDEGDFFEIQESFAKNIVVGFGRVEGRTVGIVGNQPMVLAGVLDSDASRKAARFVRFCDCFNIPIVTFVDVPGFLPGTAQEYGGLIKHGAKLLFAYAEATVPKITVITRKAYGGAYDVMASKHLRGDLNYAWPSAQIAVMGAKGAVEIIYRKDIGDAEKIAEHTKRYEDRFLSPFVAAERGYVDEVIMPHSTRKRVSRALRMLRNKDLENPWKKHDNIPL; encoded by the coding sequence TGAAGGATGTGCTCATCGAGCTTGAACGCCGCAGAACCATTGCCCGCGAAGGCGGCGGCAAGGTGCGGATCGAGGCGCAGCACAAGCGCGGCAAGCTGACGGCGCGCGAACGTATCGACATCTTCCTCGACGAGGGTTCATTCGAGGAATTCGACACGTTCGTTGAACATCGCTCGACCGATTTCGGCATGGAAGAGACAAAATTTGCCGGCGACGGCGTCGTCACCGGCTGGGGCACGATCAATGGCCGCACGGTCTTCGTCTTCGCCAAGGATTTTACGGTTTTCGGTGGATCGCTGTCTGAAGCCCACGCGGAAAAGGTGCAGAAGATTCAGGATATGGCGCTGCGCAACCGTGCGCCCGTCGTCGGCCTCTACGACGCAGGCGGCGCCCGCATTCAGGAAGGCGTTGCCGCGCTCGGCGGTTATGCCGAGATCTTCCAGCGCAATGTCCTGGCTTCCGGTGTTATTCCGCAGATCTCGGTGATCATGGGCCCCTGCGCTGGGGGTGACGTCTATTCCCCTGCGATGACCGATTTCATCTTCATGGTGCGTGATACGTCCTACATGTTCGTCACAGGCCCGGACGTGGTCAAAACCGTGACCAATGAAACGGTGACCGCCGAGCAGCTGGGCGGCGCCTCGATCCATACCACCAAGTCATCGATCGCAGACGGCGCCTATGACAATGATGTCGCCGCGCTCTTGCAGATGCGCCGCCTGATCGATTTCCTGCCAGCATCCAACACAGCCGATCTTCCGGAAATCGAATGCTACCAGGCCACCGACGAGCTCGACTATTCGCTTGACCGGCTGGTGCCTGACAACGCCAACAAGCCCTATGACATCAAGGAACTGATCAGGAAGACCGTCGACGAAGGCGATTTCTTCGAAATTCAGGAGAGTTTCGCCAAGAATATCGTGGTCGGCTTCGGCCGCGTCGAAGGCCGGACCGTGGGGATCGTCGGCAATCAACCCATGGTGCTTGCAGGTGTCCTCGATAGCGATGCGTCGCGCAAGGCCGCGCGGTTTGTCCGCTTCTGCGATTGTTTCAATATTCCGATCGTCACCTTTGTCGACGTTCCGGGTTTCCTTCCCGGCACGGCGCAGGAATATGGCGGGCTGATCAAGCACGGCGCCAAGCTGCTCTTCGCCTATGCGGAGGCAACGGTACCGAAGATCACAGTAATTACCCGCAAAGCCTACGGCGGTGCCTATGACGTGATGGCGTCAAAACATCTGCGCGGCGACCTCAATTACGCCTGGCCCTCGGCACAGATCGCGGTGATGGGTGCCAAGGGCGCAGTTGAAATCATCTATCGCAAGGATATTGGCGACGCCGAGAAGATCGCCGAACACACCAAGCGCTACGAAGACCGCTTCCTGTCACCGTTTGTGGCAGCGGAGCGTGGCTACGTCGACGAGGTGATCATGCCGCATTCAACGCGCAAACGGGTCTCGAGAGCCCTGCGCATGTTGCGCAACAAGGATCTCGAAAACCCGTGGAAGAAACACGACAATATACCGCTCTAG
- a CDS encoding GFA family protein, with protein MTILASCHCGAIKFEVSEASASVTVCTCTFCTKRGALWAYYTPAQVKLSVTPEADAVYTRNGMNKHHHCNVCGCGTFSQVPTWTDYKPDFDNPRISVNVRLFDDFDIATLPVETIDGRNLW; from the coding sequence ATGACAATTCTGGCAAGCTGCCATTGCGGCGCAATCAAGTTTGAAGTGAGCGAAGCGTCTGCAAGCGTTACTGTCTGCACATGCACGTTTTGCACCAAGCGCGGCGCGCTCTGGGCCTACTATACGCCTGCACAGGTGAAGCTGTCGGTGACGCCGGAAGCTGATGCGGTCTATACGCGCAACGGCATGAACAAGCACCACCATTGCAATGTCTGCGGCTGCGGTACGTTTTCCCAGGTTCCGACCTGGACTGATTACAAGCCGGATTTCGATAACCCACGCATCAGCGTGAACGTGCGGCTCTTCGACGATTTCGACATCGCCACCCTGCCGGTGGAAACCATAGATGGAAGGAATCTCTGGTAA